The genomic interval CACCACCCATCATGCGGGGAAGAAAAGGACCACAGGATTAAGTGACAAGATTCTGGTGGGGAGCCCATTACCCTCTGCCACCCCTCATCTCCAGCTCAATCAGTCCCTACAGTGGACCCTGCCAGAGGGACGGAGCTTGGTCCTGCCAGGTCTCGGCATGGGGCTCCCACACAGTCCTTCACAGTTCCAGGCCCTCCTTCCCTACAGGTGTGAACCAGCCTGGGCTCTGCTGTTTACAGGTCCTGCCCTCTTCCTGCAGCTCAGCATCCCCTCTTTCCTGCCCTGACCCAGTCCAGGAAGAAGCCCAGGGGGCAACAACAGGCCTAGCTGGAAAACCTTGGCTGCCAATGGTCTGTTGGTAACCCAACCCTGGCTGCCAATGGTCTGTTGGTAACCCAACCCTGAACTGCCTGTGCCATGGAGGCCTGGCCTCCCCTGACCCTCAGCCCCTGCCCAAGCTGTCATTCTGACCTTTGACATCCTCTCCCCTGCTTGGTCCCCCTGCCCCTGGAACACAGCTCCTCTCCAAGGCCCACTGCTTACCTAAGGCTGCCCCAGCCTGCCTGCCCCCATTCCTAGCAGGGGTTTACTCAGACCACAGCCCTCACAGACCACAGGGCTCTTCTTCTTAATGTAGACTAGGATGTTCCTGAGACCGTGTAGCCTGAGGTTATTTGCCCACCCTCATCATCCTGGGTTTGCCATTGTCACCATCCACCATCTTCCACATGGAGCCATCCCAGAAAGGGTCCTTGCAATGTGACTTCCTGTTTCACATAATGTTCATTACAACATAGGCACAGGAGGAAACTTTACTAAGATAGTCCAGCTGAGTCAGGCATTGTAGTGCATGCCCCTAACCCCAGTACTCTGGGGGCAGAAGTgaacctgggctacacaatgagtcTGAAGCCCtcttgggcaacacagtgagaccctgactgaaaaaacaaaggaaaaatatatattttttaaatcaactgaACCAGGAAGCATATTTATTGGGTAccaacaaagaagaagaaaagaagaaagaggaggatgaggaggagaagaagaagaagaaaacagcacACGGCTTCTTCCTGGCCAATGTCCCGAAGACATTTCAGGCAGCCATTTTTGCCCACTGTGAACCACAACCAACATTCCCCCACCCGACCTCATCCCCAGAAAAGGCTGGAAGGTAAATACAAAACTGAACTGTGCAGGAGTCACTTGCCCAGGTTGAGGGGTCAACCAACAGAGAAATCAGGTTCAAGGATGAGAAAACACCCACTGCCCCCACTGCAGACACACAGAGGTAGCAGAAGCAGCAGAAAGACCCTTCTTCTATTATCAAATACTTCTTGGTTTataccaaaattatttttatacaatttaatgggtttcatttttgACATCCTTATATATGTAGTATGTACTTTGATCGCACTCACCCCCATTAACTTCTCTTGTTCCCCCTTCTGCTGAACCTTCAGGGTGACCTGAACGTTCTGCCCACCCTCAGCCCCTCACTGTTCACACAAGGCCTTGGTTCTCTGCTGAAAAAGGAGCTTCCTGTTTtcacctttcctcttccctcaagTAACTTGATTTTGGGGGGAATCATTTGAACACCCCGACTTCAAATTTATAGGACAGTGACCACCTAGAGAAAAAGGAATCACTCCAGGAGGGTGAGGAGAGGCCACAGAGTACAGACCAAATGGCCCACTACAGATGGCCCCTGAGGCAGGGCTCTGGCCTCATGGgttctttttcttgattttctcaTGATGTCTGGAGAGACgaggggagagagaggcagaCTGGAAGGGACCAGACAAATCTCTTCTCCTGGGATTCCTCTCTAATTTCTGAGTCCTCTCCCCAGCTCACAGGTTATTGCTCTCCCTGAGGCCATGATAGTCAAGCCCACAGAGGTCATCTCAGGAGTCCCAATACAGGCCCTGATGGAGGCCTAGAAGACTGTGAGAGATGGGGACAGAGTAGGAGCTCAGTGTCCACTGCAGCTCACTCCTCACCCTGTATCCAGAAGAGGCTACAGCTCGGCCTTCAAGGGCCTTGCCAGCCCTACATATGGGCAGGACTAAGGGGTATAGCTGGACAGGTAGCTTCCATACCCTCACAAAGACCCTGACTTCAGAAGGTTTATTCCAGAAAGTTTGTCACCTCCACTACTCTCTCGTCATTGGGAGGCTTGAGGAAAGCCCACAGTCACACATGGCACCACCATCACCAACCATTGACTACTTTTCTTACCTGAACTCTCCACAGCTGATGCCATCTTCTTCTTGTACCAAAGGACACAAAGAGAATAATCACCACAGAAGCAAGAGCCACACTCAGAAGGACAGGCCATCGACTTCGAAGCACCACAGCCTTCCCTGAAAGTAGGCCTGGTTATATACAGGGCACAAGGGGCCTCGAGCCCTCTCCCCTCGCCCTTGCCCACCTCTGGTCCCACTCCAGTAGGAACCGCTGCAGAGGGAACAGGCCTGGACCTCTCCCCTTTCCTCACTCTGGCCAAAGCCCTAATTGACCGCAGGAACTTCTGCAATCTAGTCTCACCCTGAGGTTCCTCCAGACTGGCAGCAGGCCTCAGCTCTTCCTTCCACATGTTGATATAGAGAAGAGGGTATTGGTTGGGGGAGCTCCTGGGTCATGGGGCCTGGAGGGAGCTCTCTGTGATAGGCAGGCTGACAGACAGGTGGAGCAAGACCCTGGCTCTGAGGACTTCAGTTCCTGATCAGCCCCATCCTAACTAGGTTTGGGTTGCTTCATGGTTACAACCTTTAACAGATCATTTCCAGACCTAACTGTGTATCTTTATCACTGTGGCTTTAGCAGGACAGGAAAATCAGATACAACCCACTCACTACACTAGCATACATCCCACAGTATAGAGGCTTTCCCTGGACAGAGGCTGCAGGGGAGGGGAGGTTACCTGTACTCTCCCTGAAGCCAATCCAGGACTCCAGATATCTAGTGAGTTTTCCACAAAGTTCTCCCTGGATGTAGGCCCAGTGATTCTTGCTGTGAATTCTATCTGTGTCCCATAACGTCTTGAGTTGCGCAGCTGAGGACTGAGCCCAGGATGGGGACATCATCCAGCTGTGGGTCTCCGCATTGTAGGAAAAGAAGGGCTCCCCATCATAGTAGAAATCCCAGAATCCTCTGGAGTGGTTGTCTTCCTGAATCTCACAGCCCCAGATCTCCTGGAGGGAAAGGAAACCTGCCCCCACCCAGCATTGACTTCTCTGTTCTCTGGCAGCATTTTTCAAACTCACCACCAAGTCACCCAGCCATCACAGTCCACCCCTCcatgcccccccacacacaatgtGACACAAATCctacttcctcccctcccccccaactaGTGTTGCCTTCCTCACCCACATGAGAAACTCCAGCTAAGCGAAGACCCCTTGCCTGATCTCCACTATGTCTCCGCTGTGCTGGATGAATAATGGCTTACCTTGGGCTGGGCTCTGAGatccccattctttttttttattcatttattcacatgtgcatacattgtttgggtcatttctccccccgtcccctTCCCCCACAGATCTCCATTCTTTACTCCACCCCAACCAAATGTGGTGAGAAGACACAGATCACTGCCCTCTTCCCCAGCCTTCCCAGAAAAAGCCTCCCATACTTTTGCTCCTGTCACACTCACCTTTCTGTTTCTGCAGGGCATTGATTTCTGCCAGGGTCATTTTGAGCTTCTTCCCACTCTCTGCCAAGGTGTGGGTCTCTGTGTCCCTGATCTCATTTCCCAGGACTGTTTCTGCCCACAGCCCCCGGGGCTCTGCCCTGCCTTTCTCACTGTCATAGTACAGATAGAGCTGAGCATCCAAGTGACCCTCAGCCAAGAATTGTGGGTCCACAAATCCATCTCGAGACCTCACTGTGAGGTTATAATATAGACCATGGGATCCTGGGGAAGAAGAAACCAAGGAAGACACTTCCTTCTGGAAATAAATACGCATCAACATTGACACAAAGTTCTGTTGTCCTGACCTTCCcaggaatgaagaaaatgcacATGAACAAAGGGACAAGAACAAGAAGTTCCACTAGTAGGAAaataggaaaggagagaagacgGGAGAGGAACTGTGGAAAGGAGGGAGGTGGTACGGAGATAGGCAATCATGCAGGGACACAGGGTCTGGAAATTCCAGGGGAGAGGCTGACCTGCAGGAGCAAGGGAGGGGCACAAAGGCTGGGGGCTGATGGTAGGGCAGGCATATGAGGAGCTAGGGTTGGGAGGAGCCATGACCAGCGGGGCTGTGGAGCACAGGCAGC from Castor canadensis chromosome 8, mCasCan1.hap1v2, whole genome shotgun sequence carries:
- the LOC141425655 gene encoding MHC class I polypeptide-related sequence B-like isoform X2, producing the protein MLMRIYFQKEVSSLVSSSPGSHGLYYNLTVRSRDGFVDPQFLAEGHLDAQLYLYYDSEKGRAEPRGLWAETVLGNEIRDTETHTLAESGKKLKMTLAEINALQKQKGFLSLQEIWGCEIQEDNHSRGFWDFYYDGEPFFSYNAETHSWMMSPSWAQSSAAQLKTLWDTDRIHSKNHWAYIQGELCGKLTRYLESWIGFRESTGKAVVLRSRWPVLLSVALASVVIILFVSFGTRRRWHQLWRVQLMRLAVLGQKQKGPRDQNGTAELEAAFRANPVGHVCPEELEPSCDEAELEDDTREGGRNGALGFPSDEQQGLWLFQKLREVRV
- the LOC141425655 gene encoding uncharacterized protein isoform X5, whose translation is MTLAEINALQKQKGFLSLQEIWGCEIQEDNHSRGFWDFYYDGEPFFSYNAETHSWMMSPSWAQSSAAQLKTLWDTDRIHSKNHWAYIQGELCGKLTRYLESWIGFRESTGKAVVLRSRWPVLLSVALASVVIILFVSFGTRRRWHQLWRVQLMRLAVLGQKQKGPRDQNGTAELEAAFRANPVGHVCPEELEPSCDEAELEDDTREGGRNGALGFPSDEQQGLWLFQKLREVRV
- the LOC141425655 gene encoding MHC class I polypeptide-related sequence B-like isoform X3; this translates as MTDLSALGLLLILVLWAGTALSAPLGTAARSHGLYYNLTVRSRDGFVDPQFLAEGHLDAQLYLYYDSEKGRAEPRGLWAETVLGNEIRDTETHTLAESGKKLKMTLAEINALQKQKGFLSLQEIWGCEIQEDNHSRGFWDFYYDGEPFFSYNAETHSWMMSPSWAQSSAAQLKTLWDTDRIHSKNHWAYIQGELCGKLTRYLESWIGFRESTGKAVVLRSRWPVLLSVALASVVIILFVSFGTRRRWHQLWRVQSS
- the LOC141425655 gene encoding MHC class I polypeptide-related sequence B-like isoform X4, giving the protein MTDLSALGLLLILVLWAGTALSAPLGTAARSHGLYYNLTVRSRDGFVDPQFLAEGHLDAQLYLYYDSEKGRAEPRGLWAETVLGNEIRDTETHTLAESGKKLKMTLAEINALQKQKGFLSLQEIWGCEIQEDNHSRGFWDFYYDGEPFFSYNAETHSWMMSPSWAQSSAAQLKTLWDTDRIHSKNHWAYIQGELCGKLTRYLESWIGFRESTGKAVVLRSRWPVLLSVALASVVIILFVSFGTRRRWHQLWRVQHF
- the LOC141425655 gene encoding MHC class I polypeptide-related sequence B-like isoform X1, which produces MTDLSALGLLLILVLWAGTALSAPLGTAARSHGLYYNLTVRSRDGFVDPQFLAEGHLDAQLYLYYDSEKGRAEPRGLWAETVLGNEIRDTETHTLAESGKKLKMTLAEINALQKQKGFLSLQEIWGCEIQEDNHSRGFWDFYYDGEPFFSYNAETHSWMMSPSWAQSSAAQLKTLWDTDRIHSKNHWAYIQGELCGKLTRYLESWIGFRESTGKAVVLRSRWPVLLSVALASVVIILFVSFGTRRRWHQLWRVQLMRLAVLGQKQKGPRDQNGTAELEAAFRANPVGHVCPEELEPSCDEAELEDDTREGGRNGALGFPSDEQQGLWLFQKLREVRV